In Arthrobacter citreus, a genomic segment contains:
- a CDS encoding amidase, with protein MPVPPLPGSAYLPPDEPTALAWRDRLASGEVSAREVTAHFLQRIEERNPALGAFLLATPETALREAAEADERFARSGPAGMLHGMPLAHKDLADVAGIPTTLGTAALTPYVPAQDGPLPAVLRRAGAISLGKTQVPEFGLSSYSENLVGPPARNPLDPSRSPGGSSGGSAAAVAAGMLPFAPGTDGGGSVRIPAAATGLVGLKPNRGRVPSGGGQNDLGQFVVAGPLARTAADAALLLDAMVAGPNHHATSAAPVDGSFLAAALRAEGRFRIGVSTVSPFSSRLDITLDPEATSALEAGVRDLAAAGHDVVDADLSYDERYPDAFRTVWTASLATLELPRGGEARLTPLTAAVRRRALRRSAADLVSAIDILRRFEEDTIRAYSAYDMILTPALGMTPRPLGWYQANEPGAGAGDEDALGMEDYARQCRYSPYTSMVNVCGLPAITVPTLKTETGLSMGIQLIGRPGAEAQLLSVAAQLEK; from the coding sequence ATGCCCGTTCCGCCGCTTCCCGGCTCCGCCTATCTGCCGCCGGATGAGCCCACGGCTCTTGCGTGGCGGGACCGCCTTGCATCGGGGGAAGTCAGCGCCCGCGAAGTGACCGCGCACTTCCTGCAGCGGATTGAGGAACGAAACCCCGCCCTGGGCGCTTTCCTGCTGGCAACACCGGAAACCGCCCTCCGGGAGGCAGCCGAAGCGGACGAGCGGTTTGCCCGCAGCGGTCCGGCGGGAATGCTCCACGGGATGCCTTTGGCCCATAAGGATCTGGCCGACGTTGCCGGCATTCCCACCACCCTGGGCACCGCCGCACTCACACCGTATGTCCCGGCGCAGGACGGCCCGCTGCCCGCCGTCCTGCGCCGCGCCGGGGCCATCAGCCTGGGCAAAACGCAGGTTCCGGAATTTGGGCTGAGCAGCTACAGCGAAAATCTTGTGGGACCTCCGGCGCGTAACCCCCTGGACCCCTCACGGAGCCCCGGCGGTTCCAGCGGTGGCAGTGCCGCCGCGGTGGCAGCGGGAATGCTCCCGTTTGCCCCGGGCACCGACGGTGGTGGATCCGTGCGCATTCCGGCGGCTGCCACCGGCCTGGTGGGCCTGAAACCAAACCGCGGCCGGGTGCCGTCCGGCGGCGGCCAGAACGATCTGGGCCAGTTTGTGGTGGCCGGGCCGCTGGCGCGCACCGCGGCGGACGCCGCCCTGCTGCTGGACGCCATGGTTGCCGGGCCCAACCACCACGCAACGTCGGCCGCGCCCGTCGACGGCAGTTTCCTGGCCGCAGCACTGCGCGCCGAGGGAAGGTTCCGCATTGGCGTGAGCACGGTTTCACCGTTCTCTTCCCGCTTGGACATCACACTGGACCCCGAGGCCACCTCAGCGCTGGAGGCCGGAGTCCGCGACCTCGCGGCGGCAGGACACGACGTGGTGGACGCAGACCTCAGCTATGACGAGAGGTATCCGGATGCCTTCCGGACGGTGTGGACGGCGTCGCTGGCCACGCTGGAGCTGCCCCGGGGCGGGGAGGCACGGTTGACCCCGCTGACTGCCGCGGTCCGCCGCCGGGCCCTGCGCCGTTCTGCGGCCGACCTGGTCTCGGCCATCGACATTCTGCGCCGCTTCGAGGAAGACACCATCCGCGCCTACAGCGCTTACGACATGATCCTCACCCCGGCCCTGGGCATGACTCCGCGCCCACTGGGGTGGTACCAGGCAAACGAACCGGGGGCCGGAGCTGGAGATGAGGACGCCCTGGGCATGGAGGACTACGCCCGGCAGTGCCGCTACTCCCCCTACACCTCCATGGTCAACGTCTGCGGACTGCCGGCCATCACGGTGCCGACCCTCAAGACGGAAACAGGACTGTCCATGGGCATCCAGCTCATTGGGCGGCCCGGGGCCGAGGCCCAGCTGCTGTCAGTGGCCGCCCAACTGGAGAAATAA
- a CDS encoding peptide MFS transporter, with the protein MLANLFSVELWERFSFYGMQGILLYYMYYSATEGGLGIDLAVATGLVGAYGGGVYLSTILGAWIADRLLGSERVLFYAAVIVMLGHISLAVLPGAAGLAAGLILIALGSGGVKANATSLVGTLYEEKDERRDAGFSIFYMGINIGGLLGPLLTGLAWTEYGFHYGFGLAALGMAIGLIQYGMTRKYLPESAHEVSNPLPRAQFTKVIIWTVAAIAVIILAVVFGLLGAQNLAVVMAVVAILASIGYFVVILTSKKVNKLERRRVYSFMPMFIASAAFWALFQQQFTVVAIYADTSLNRDLFGWEMPPSFVQSINPIFIIVFAAVFAGVWTKLGDKQPSSPLKFALGLAVMGLAFLAFIPFSGGGPNSTPLLALAGILLLFTFAELFLSPIGLSVATKLAPSIFRTQMVALFFLSVSLGTTLAGWLAQFYNPDTEVSYFLFSGITAIVLGVALAAATPAIKKLMGGVR; encoded by the coding sequence ATGTTGGCGAACCTCTTCAGCGTTGAGCTGTGGGAACGGTTCTCCTTCTACGGCATGCAGGGCATCCTGCTGTACTACATGTACTACTCGGCTACGGAAGGCGGGCTGGGCATTGACCTGGCCGTCGCCACCGGCCTTGTCGGTGCATACGGAGGTGGCGTCTACCTGTCGACCATCCTCGGTGCCTGGATCGCGGACCGCCTGCTGGGTTCCGAGCGCGTGCTGTTCTACGCCGCCGTCATTGTCATGCTCGGCCATATTTCCCTGGCCGTCCTGCCGGGCGCCGCGGGACTTGCCGCCGGCCTGATCCTCATCGCCCTCGGTTCCGGCGGTGTGAAGGCCAACGCGACCTCGCTCGTCGGAACGCTGTACGAAGAGAAGGATGAGCGCCGCGACGCCGGTTTCTCCATCTTCTACATGGGCATCAACATCGGCGGCCTGCTTGGCCCGCTCCTGACCGGTCTGGCCTGGACTGAATACGGCTTCCATTACGGCTTCGGGCTGGCCGCCCTGGGTATGGCCATCGGCCTCATCCAGTACGGCATGACCCGCAAGTACCTGCCTGAATCCGCCCATGAGGTCAGCAACCCGCTGCCCCGCGCGCAGTTCACCAAGGTCATCATCTGGACAGTTGCCGCCATCGCCGTCATCATCCTGGCCGTGGTCTTCGGCCTGCTGGGCGCACAGAACCTGGCAGTGGTCATGGCCGTGGTGGCCATCCTGGCGTCCATCGGCTACTTCGTGGTGATCCTGACGAGCAAGAAGGTCAACAAGCTCGAACGCCGCCGCGTGTACTCCTTCATGCCGATGTTCATTGCCAGCGCAGCCTTCTGGGCCCTGTTCCAGCAGCAGTTCACCGTGGTGGCCATCTACGCCGACACGTCACTGAACCGCGACCTGTTTGGCTGGGAGATGCCGCCGAGCTTCGTGCAGTCCATCAACCCGATTTTCATCATCGTGTTCGCAGCGGTATTCGCCGGAGTCTGGACCAAGCTGGGCGACAAGCAGCCGTCCTCCCCGCTGAAGTTCGCCCTGGGCCTGGCCGTCATGGGCCTGGCATTCCTGGCCTTCATTCCGTTCTCCGGCGGAGGCCCCAACAGCACTCCGCTGCTGGCCCTGGCCGGGATCCTGCTGCTCTTCACGTTCGCTGAGCTGTTCCTGTCCCCAATCGGCCTGTCCGTGGCAACCAAGCTGGCGCCGTCCATTTTCCGGACCCAGATGGTGGCTCTGTTCTTCCTGTCCGTTTCCCTGGGCACCACCCTGGCCGGCTGGCTTGCACAGTTCTACAACCCGGATACCGAAGTCAGCTACTTCCTGTTCAGCGGCATCACGGCGATCGTCCTGGGCGTTGCCCTGGCCGCAGCCACTCCCGCCATCAAGAAGCTGATGGGTGGCGTGCGCTAA
- the pgm gene encoding phosphoglucomutase (alpha-D-glucose-1,6-bisphosphate-dependent), with the protein MSNRAGTVAQPSDLVDLTALLDAYYDISPDMQDPSQRVVFGTSGHRGSSLNGAFNEPHIAAITQAIVEYRTGQGITGPLFMGKDTHALSEPAQNTALEVLAGNGVNVLIDSRNGFTPTPALSHAILKHNTGRTEEADGIIITPSHNPPADGGFKYNPPTGGPAGSEATNWIANRANELLEDGLRGVKRIPLGEARLADSVGTYDFLQNYVQDLPSVLNLDAIRESGLHIGADPLGGASVDYWGAIAEMHQLNLTVVNPNVDPQWAFMTLDWDEKIRMDCSSPYAMASLISRAGEYDIATGNDADADRHGIVTPDAGLMNPNHYLAVAIDYLYRNRADWPKNAVVGKTLVSSSMIDRVTGDLGRTLMEVPVGFKWFVPGLLSGEAAFGGEESAGASFLRRDGKAWTTDKDGILLALLASEMTAVTGKTPSQRYRELTGKFGDPEYARVDAPASRDQKAALAKLSPSDVTATTLAGEEITARLTEAPGNGAPVGGLKVTTENAWFAARPSGTEDVYKIYAESFKGIEHLRTVQAEAKAIVDGVIS; encoded by the coding sequence ATGTCTAACCGAGCTGGCACAGTTGCCCAACCCTCCGACCTTGTTGACCTGACGGCGCTCTTGGATGCCTACTACGACATCTCGCCCGACATGCAGGACCCCTCGCAGCGCGTGGTCTTCGGCACGTCGGGCCACCGCGGATCATCCCTGAACGGTGCCTTTAACGAGCCCCACATCGCCGCCATCACGCAGGCGATCGTCGAGTACCGCACCGGACAGGGCATCACCGGCCCGCTGTTCATGGGCAAGGACACCCACGCGCTGTCAGAGCCGGCACAGAACACCGCGCTGGAGGTCCTCGCCGGCAACGGCGTGAACGTCCTGATCGATTCCCGCAACGGCTTCACGCCCACTCCGGCGCTGAGCCACGCCATCCTCAAGCACAACACCGGCCGCACCGAGGAGGCCGACGGCATCATCATCACCCCGTCGCACAATCCTCCGGCCGACGGCGGCTTCAAATACAACCCGCCCACCGGCGGGCCCGCCGGGTCGGAGGCCACCAACTGGATCGCCAACCGCGCCAACGAGCTGCTGGAAGACGGACTGCGCGGAGTCAAGCGCATTCCCCTCGGCGAGGCCCGGCTGGCCGACTCGGTGGGGACGTACGACTTCCTGCAGAACTATGTCCAGGACCTCCCTTCAGTCCTGAACCTCGATGCCATCCGCGAATCCGGGCTCCACATCGGGGCGGACCCGCTGGGCGGCGCATCAGTGGATTACTGGGGCGCCATTGCCGAGATGCACCAGCTGAACCTCACGGTCGTCAACCCGAACGTGGACCCGCAGTGGGCCTTCATGACCCTGGACTGGGACGAGAAGATCCGCATGGACTGCTCCTCGCCCTACGCGATGGCGTCCCTGATCTCCCGCGCCGGCGAATATGACATCGCCACGGGCAACGACGCCGACGCCGACCGCCACGGAATCGTCACCCCGGATGCCGGGCTGATGAACCCCAACCACTACCTCGCCGTCGCCATTGACTACCTGTACCGCAACCGTGCGGACTGGCCGAAGAACGCCGTCGTGGGCAAGACGCTGGTGTCCTCCTCGATGATCGACCGCGTGACGGGCGACCTGGGCCGCACCCTGATGGAGGTCCCCGTGGGCTTCAAGTGGTTTGTCCCGGGCCTGCTCAGCGGTGAAGCGGCCTTCGGCGGAGAGGAATCCGCCGGCGCGTCCTTCCTGCGCCGTGACGGCAAGGCGTGGACCACTGACAAGGACGGGATCCTGCTGGCCCTGCTGGCCTCGGAAATGACCGCTGTGACGGGCAAGACGCCGTCCCAGCGGTACCGGGAGCTGACCGGAAAGTTCGGCGACCCGGAGTACGCCCGCGTGGACGCCCCGGCCAGCCGGGACCAGAAGGCGGCGCTGGCCAAGCTGTCGCCGTCGGACGTCACAGCCACCACCCTGGCCGGCGAGGAGATCACCGCACGGCTCACCGAGGCGCCGGGCAACGGTGCTCCGGTTGGCGGGCTGAAGGTGACCACCGAGAACGCATGGTTTGCCGCACGCCCCTCCGGCACCGAGGACGTGTACAAGATCTACGCGGAGTCCTTCAAGGGCATCGAGCACCTGCGCACGGTCCAGGCCGAAGCCAAGGCCATTGTGGACGGGGTTATTTCCTAG
- a CDS encoding aldehyde dehydrogenase family protein produces MSAGVLQTAGNSPELDISSLVAAVRRTCDSGRTRPLEWRRAQLHGLIRMLSERESEFAAALASDLGKNPLEGYLTELSITRAEAEYALKHLAQWTRGTRVPVPLGLQPASARTEPQPLGVVLIIAPWNYPVQLLLAPLIGALAAGNAAVLKPSELAPAASAVIAELVPQYLDPDAVVVVEGGQEASTALLAERFDSIFFTGGERVGRVVLEAAAKYLTPVTLELGGKSPAVVLDGNMAAVARRLVFGKMLNAGQTCVAPDYVLVTEDAAPKLRKQLAKAVTELYGKDPARSADLGRIINARHWDRLHGLLESGTVLAGGRGDRDSLYLEPTILTDVPPDSAVMQEEIFGPILPVLTVKDLDEAMAFINARPVPLASYLYTQSPAARKAFERGVRAGSVNHNVSTVQLAVPGLPFGGAGASGTGAYHGKYSFDTFSQLRPVFTKGTLLDTLKVAYPPYTGLKRRLLRRLL; encoded by the coding sequence ATGAGCGCCGGCGTCCTGCAAACCGCAGGGAACAGTCCGGAACTGGATATCAGCTCACTGGTTGCGGCAGTGCGCCGGACCTGCGACTCAGGCCGGACCCGGCCGCTGGAATGGAGGCGCGCGCAGCTCCACGGCCTGATCCGCATGCTCAGCGAACGGGAGTCTGAGTTCGCCGCTGCCCTGGCCAGCGACCTCGGAAAAAATCCGTTGGAGGGATACCTGACGGAACTGTCCATTACACGGGCTGAGGCGGAGTATGCGCTGAAGCACCTGGCGCAGTGGACCCGCGGCACCAGGGTTCCGGTGCCGCTGGGCCTGCAGCCCGCATCAGCCAGGACCGAACCCCAGCCGCTCGGCGTGGTGCTGATCATTGCACCGTGGAACTATCCGGTGCAGCTGCTGCTGGCACCGCTGATCGGCGCGCTCGCAGCGGGCAACGCAGCGGTCCTCAAGCCCTCCGAGCTTGCGCCCGCCGCGTCGGCGGTCATTGCCGAGCTTGTGCCGCAGTATCTGGACCCGGACGCCGTCGTGGTGGTGGAGGGCGGGCAGGAGGCCAGCACGGCTCTTCTCGCCGAGCGGTTTGATTCCATCTTCTTCACCGGAGGAGAGCGGGTGGGCCGCGTGGTGCTGGAGGCGGCGGCCAAGTACCTGACACCGGTCACGCTCGAACTCGGCGGCAAGTCACCCGCCGTCGTCCTGGACGGGAACATGGCCGCTGTGGCCCGCCGCCTGGTGTTCGGCAAAATGCTCAATGCCGGCCAAACCTGCGTGGCACCGGATTACGTCCTCGTGACAGAGGATGCCGCTCCGAAGCTCCGCAAGCAGCTGGCCAAGGCCGTCACAGAGCTGTATGGCAAAGATCCGGCCCGGAGCGCTGACCTGGGCAGGATCATCAATGCCCGGCACTGGGACCGTCTGCACGGGCTGCTGGAAAGCGGCACGGTTCTTGCCGGCGGGCGCGGCGACCGGGACTCGCTGTACCTGGAACCGACCATCCTGACGGATGTGCCGCCGGACTCGGCGGTTATGCAGGAAGAGATTTTCGGACCGATCCTGCCCGTGCTCACCGTCAAGGACCTGGACGAGGCCATGGCGTTTATCAACGCACGTCCGGTGCCGCTGGCGTCCTACCTGTACACGCAGTCCCCCGCGGCCCGGAAGGCCTTCGAACGCGGCGTGCGGGCCGGCAGCGTGAACCACAACGTGAGCACCGTGCAGCTGGCCGTTCCCGGACTGCCGTTTGGCGGTGCGGGTGCGTCCGGCACCGGTGCCTATCACGGCAAGTACTCGTTCGACACGTTCAGCCAGCTACGCCCGGTCTTCACCAAGGGAACGCTGCTGGACACGCTGAAGGTCGCCTACCCGCCCTACACGGGGCTCAAGCGACGGCTGCTGCGCCGCCTGCTCTGA
- a CDS encoding SDR family NAD(P)-dependent oxidoreductase, whose amino-acid sequence MGISVSGRTVLITGAAMGMGRLYAERAVRGGAAHVVLWDRNADALEATAADLRAMGAAAVHPRALDVSSLEEVTAAAAETMAEIAVPDVLINNAGIVRGKYFWEHDPGADIQAVMQVNAVAPMHITRAFLPAMIARRTPARILNVASASGTLSVPRMSVYTASKWAVIGWSDSLRLELNESGNGHVQVTTLIPSYIKTGMFAGARGPLMTPLMEPAYVVDRAWAALMAGKARIQLPWTVPLGSALRGLLPQPLWDVVAGRVFKVYQSMDHFTGRPETPAHAAPEARR is encoded by the coding sequence ATGGGCATATCAGTTTCGGGCCGAACGGTACTCATCACCGGTGCGGCCATGGGGATGGGCCGGCTGTACGCCGAGCGGGCCGTGCGCGGCGGCGCCGCGCACGTGGTCCTCTGGGACCGCAACGCCGATGCCCTGGAGGCAACTGCCGCCGACCTGCGTGCCATGGGTGCGGCAGCCGTCCACCCGCGGGCGCTGGACGTCAGTTCCCTGGAGGAGGTAACGGCTGCCGCCGCAGAGACCATGGCGGAGATCGCCGTGCCTGACGTCTTGATCAACAACGCCGGAATTGTCCGCGGAAAGTACTTCTGGGAGCACGATCCCGGGGCGGACATCCAAGCCGTGATGCAGGTAAACGCGGTGGCGCCGATGCACATCACCCGCGCCTTCCTGCCGGCAATGATTGCCCGCCGCACGCCGGCCCGGATCCTGAACGTCGCTTCGGCGTCAGGCACCCTCTCGGTGCCGAGGATGAGTGTGTACACCGCCTCCAAGTGGGCGGTCATCGGGTGGAGCGATTCGCTGCGGCTGGAACTGAATGAATCCGGCAACGGTCATGTCCAGGTCACCACGCTGATTCCCAGCTACATCAAGACCGGCATGTTTGCAGGCGCCCGCGGGCCCCTGATGACGCCCCTGATGGAGCCTGCGTACGTGGTGGACCGGGCGTGGGCCGCCCTCATGGCCGGCAAGGCGAGAATCCAGCTGCCGTGGACGGTGCCCCTGGGAAGCGCCCTGCGGGGACTGCTGCCGCAGCCGCTGTGGGATGTTGTTGCCGGGCGGGTGTTCAAGGTTTACCAGTCGATGGACCATTTCACGGGACGCCCGGAAACCCCGGCACATGCTGCGCCGGAGGCACGCCGATGA
- a CDS encoding uracil-xanthine permease family protein, whose amino-acid sequence MSRFGTSWTIHGDGKTIKPGEYVAPGERLSWPRTIGIGSQHVVAMFGATFLVPLLTGFPPATTLLFSGIGTILFLIITAGRVPSYLGSSFAFIAPIGAATNQHGPGGALGGIIMAGAVLFLIGLAVQVAGTKWIQILMPPVVTGTIVALIGLNLAGTARTNFEEGPVTAVVTVVVILLCTVLFRGFLGRLSILIGVIAGYVAAMIQGQVDFQAIGDAAWFGLPEFMSPTFHFSVIGLFVPVVLVLVAENIGHVKSVAAMTGRDLDPYAGRALMADGLATVLAGSGGGSATTTYAENIGVMAASRVYSTAAYWVAGIVAILLSLFPKFGAMIATVPPGVLGGAGVILYGMIGILGVRIWVDNRVNFSNPINLSTAGLGLIIAIANFTWVVAGLEFGGIALGTGATLIAFHGMQAVARWRGTDPDQPAEDLGAKPSRLG is encoded by the coding sequence ATGAGCAGATTCGGTACGTCTTGGACCATTCATGGTGATGGGAAGACCATTAAACCCGGTGAATATGTGGCCCCCGGGGAACGGCTGAGCTGGCCGCGGACCATTGGCATCGGCTCCCAGCACGTGGTGGCCATGTTCGGCGCCACCTTCCTGGTTCCACTCCTGACCGGCTTCCCGCCCGCCACCACTCTGCTGTTCTCAGGCATCGGCACCATCCTGTTCCTGATCATCACGGCGGGACGGGTCCCCAGCTACCTGGGCTCCAGCTTCGCGTTCATAGCCCCCATTGGAGCGGCCACTAACCAGCATGGCCCCGGCGGCGCGCTGGGCGGCATCATCATGGCCGGCGCCGTCCTGTTCCTCATCGGCCTTGCCGTCCAGGTGGCGGGCACCAAGTGGATCCAGATCCTTATGCCGCCAGTGGTTACCGGAACCATCGTGGCCCTGATCGGCCTCAACCTCGCCGGCACCGCCCGGACCAACTTTGAGGAGGGACCGGTCACCGCCGTCGTGACAGTGGTGGTGATCCTGCTGTGCACCGTCCTGTTCCGGGGCTTCCTGGGCCGGCTGTCCATCCTGATCGGCGTGATCGCCGGTTATGTTGCGGCAATGATCCAGGGCCAGGTGGACTTCCAGGCGATCGGTGACGCCGCGTGGTTTGGACTGCCGGAATTCATGTCGCCAACCTTCCACTTCTCGGTGATCGGCCTTTTTGTCCCCGTCGTCCTGGTGCTGGTAGCCGAGAACATCGGCCATGTGAAGTCCGTGGCGGCGATGACCGGCCGCGATCTTGACCCCTACGCGGGACGCGCGCTGATGGCTGACGGCCTGGCCACCGTCCTGGCTGGATCCGGCGGCGGCTCCGCCACCACTACCTACGCGGAAAACATCGGCGTGATGGCAGCTTCCCGCGTGTATTCCACGGCCGCTTACTGGGTGGCCGGCATCGTGGCCATCCTGCTGAGCCTCTTTCCCAAGTTCGGCGCGATGATTGCCACCGTACCCCCGGGCGTGCTCGGCGGCGCGGGAGTGATCCTCTACGGCATGATCGGCATCCTGGGCGTGCGCATCTGGGTGGATAACCGGGTGAATTTCTCCAACCCGATCAACCTCTCCACCGCCGGCCTGGGCCTGATCATTGCCATCGCCAACTTCACCTGGGTGGTGGCCGGCCTGGAGTTCGGCGGGATCGCCCTGGGTACGGGAGCCACCCTGATCGCCTTCCACGGAATGCAGGCCGTGGCCCGCTGGCGCGGCACCGACCCGGACCAGCCGGCCGAAGACCTGGGCGCCAAGCCGAGCCGGCTGGGCTAG